The DNA window TTTGCCCAATAGTCTTGGTGTCTTGGTGCTTGAAATGAGACACCATAGTACTGTGCTTCCCATGTAGCTTTGTGGTTGTGTTTATCAATGAGTTCAAAAATAGAGTTACCTCGATCTCTGGCAACGGTGCACGCATGTGAACAAGGGactctccacatctgccacttcccACAACTGCACTTTGAATCCATAAACTCGACTTCTTGTCTGTTATCGCCCTTTGCCTTTCCATTTTCAACACGTGGACGACTTCGAATTTGGTAATGACCTAATTCTCGGGCGACTACTGAACAGTAATGCATTTGCCCCTTCGCATCATTCGCAACAAGTTTGTCCCTCGCCCAGGGGGTCAACCGACCTTCGGTTTGTTGTATTTCTGTCTTTCTATCTGCCCACCATTCAACTGTTCGCCAAAATGTCAGATCAACCAAAGCTCTTATTGGCAACTCTCTTACACCTCTCAGTACGTTGTTGTAGCTCTCTGACATGTTTGTCGAGGGCACCCCCCATCTCAGTTCATCATCGTAGCAAAGAGACCAGTTCTCTTTTTTGGCTTTGTTGAGCTCGTGTATCGCAATAAGACTTTCCTCCCGTAGTGCACGTCGCCTTCTCACGTACTTGCGTACTTGAGTTGTGACACCCAATGCCCATATCATGCCTTTTGCTTTTCCTCCCTTACCCTTTAGTTTTGTCAAGATATTTTTCCTCACATggatcaaacaaaatttgtggtgacATATCGGCGGCTTTTTCCATTCATCTGAACGCATAGCCTTGAGGATTCCTTTGTGCCTATCCGAAATTATGCATACCTCCCTTTCGTACTTCACCACATGAAttctgacatgatccaaaaaccactcCCAGCTGTCGCcagtttcttcatcaacaatagcatatgcaataggcagaCATTTCTTGTTTGCATCaacaccacaagcaacaagcagcttacctttaaatcttcctcggaggtgagttCCGTCTATTGTCAAAACTGGTTGGCACTCCTGGAAAGCATGTATAGCAGGCCCAAGTGCCCAGAACACGTAATAGAAGACTTTAGTACGGCCCTGGCTCAACAACTCGTTATGCCTCCACTCAACAATGGTGCTTGGATTCCTATACTGCAGTTCAAGCATGTAGCTTGGCAAATCCCTAAATGACTCCTCCCATCCACCAAATACAATCTCTAAAGCCCTcctccgtgcataccatgccttcttataactgacTACCACATGAAATTTGTCATGAACAAAATTTCTTACGGCGGCGGCACTAAACTCGGCATTTTTTAGCAACTGATGGCGAATACACAAAGCAATCATTggtgatgaaaagttagcatgtccTCTATCATTACGATGACCTTCACAACTATGGCGTCCCCGCCACTTCCTAATCTCCCACATATCATCATGGGCCATGTGTGTAACAGACACTTCCCACCGACATTCATTCGCTTTGTCAGCGTCGGTCTAGCTGATAATAGCTGTCCCATCTTCTGTCCTCCCATTTGGATATTTGCACacggcatgccaccttcttaatttactctcaaccaccctaaattgccggtgttgcctcagactccacatagtaatagcagtcttcacatgcagcttgctatcaaattttgttccacCATTAATCCGATATGGGTGTTCTTCATCCCAGTACATGGTACTGCGTTCATTACCAACTTCAGGTACCTCAGTACGACCACTTGGCAGTTTGCGAAAATATTTCAACCCAGTGTGAACATAttctggaagtggttgttcaccttgtacgacgggtttatacactacctcctcatcactagagtcagcaccggaatcatcacttaaaatatCATCAGACGATGATGACGACAATTCTGGATCTGCAAGGTCTCCTCGTACAACATCAACATCAGCATGTTCTTGTACATTCTCTTGAGTATTCAATCCAACATCTGCAACGTCTGTTTGCTCATTCATACCGCAGTCGATGCTCATAGGTTCAAACCTCGTAGATGAACCAACACCATGATCAACAATTGGTGGGATTAAGGCATTTCCAAcagacgaatactcaacaaataattcaatatgccgagtagaatttagagccGCATTGAACATATAAAACACACTTTGATCACTGTCAACCGCAGTACATACATAACTCGTACCGGTACCCAAGAAACAATGCCTCCAAGATATTTCGATGAAGTGTTGGTTGgaatctattcttatcttaGCACATATCATTCCTACTAATTCAGATAATGAAACACATGAATCCAATACGATGGAAGCTCTCGCACGAGGAGGATCATAACAAATGCCCACATGAGGAAGTTGATatattctaccaccccaatataaactcacgaatacttgcatgatttctgcaaaattaatatacaaaccaacaacaattaaagataaattttttcaataaaccctAAAATAGTAAGTTTacataaatttttcaaaaaccctactaatatgcaaataaacaacaaataatgGAGCagtgttgaaagattgaaggaaacttaccgaaATATGACGGGAGTCGCCAAGAAATCGCCAAGGAAATCGCAACCTTTGCTGTCTGCGTGCGTGAATGAGGAGCTACTGCCTTCGCAGCTGGTTTAATTCGAAgtagagacgcatgacgctcatgcgtctctctttaagacgcatgagcatcatgcgtctccagtcaaattttttaaaaaaaagacgcatgagcgtcatgcgtctgtTTCTAAGACGCATGATTCTCATGCGTCGTCAAAATAAAAcggaaaaaaaatgagagacgcatgaccctcatgcgtctctataaaagacgcatgacagtcatgcgtttcattaaaaagagacgcatgagggtcatgcgtctctcccaaatccggaacaaaaaaaacgCAGTACAAACGAGGAATGATTAATGTACTCtagaactaaagaagaaaaaacccgTGGTTCTAGTCCGTACATGGGAGCTCCTCAACTCaccctttttccattttctttgtttttcatttttatataaataaatacataaacttttaatttaaaaaataatttacataaattaaaatactaacACAATTTTAAAATTCCTACATTAAGCTTTAATGATTATTATGGTTCCAAATTTCTTTGATCAAATCTCTGCGTTCCTTGTGCATTGCAGTCCAAAATGAGTCCTAAACTCCTAATATATGAttttttacgaatttaattCAAACATTATGTTTGAAAATTTGTAATCATCTCATAGACACAACAGAAGTCGCGTGCACGGTCAAGGAAGGATGAATGGTTGGAGACGTTGCCCAACTCAATTGTTCGCGATTCCAGAAGCTCTCTTGACAGAAATGGTGCGGCAAGACTCTGAGAAAGGGAAAAAAGTGAAAGGAGTCCGATGctcaattttattatttcatttttaattttctatgtttaattgtatttttgttATAGAATATTAGTAGTACTCCGTTATTAATTAAGTTAAATACTTGACCGTTAAATCAGaccaaatttataaattagggATACAAAGgagagcgttattctcctattcatcccttagattctttatttttcttaatatgggccgttagatctcattcatcaacgatccagatgatctgcattattacactataatggtgcattattagtcggtgtgcattatttaattgaaaatctgcattattacattataatggtgcattattagtcggtgtgtattattcaactgaaaatctgcattattaaatgacacttggcaccaatctaaccgtcggatgacaaaatcgtggggttgaaattaaaaagaacaaagaaaaaaaaaataaaaaaggaaacgaATACATCTCGGGATACGAAAGttgtaaattaaaatattcGGGTCTTAATTGGTAAAACGGTCCAATTTTGGATAATCTTCCTTCTACGTCTAAACAGTCAGCAACATAATCCGTCCCTTCGATAAAATTGgtccttttttttaatatcaattCT is part of the Salvia splendens isolate huo1 chromosome 6, SspV2, whole genome shotgun sequence genome and encodes:
- the LOC121809117 gene encoding uncharacterized protein LOC121809117, with amino-acid sequence MQVFVSLYWGGRIYQLPHVGICYDPPRARASIVLDSCVSLSELVGMICAKIRIDSNQHFIEISWRHCFLGTGTSYVCTAVDSDQSVFYMFNAALNSTRHIELFVEYSSVGNALIPPIVDHGVGSSTRFEPMSIDCGMNEQTDVADVGLNTQENVQEHADVDVVRGDLADPELSSSSSDDILSDDSGADSSDEEVVYKPVVQGEQPLPEYVHTGLKYFRKLPSGRTEVPEVGNERSTMYWDEEHPYRINGGTKFDSKLHVKTAITMWSLRQHRQFRVVESKLRRWHAVCKYPNGRTEDGTAIIS
- the LOC121809116 gene encoding uncharacterized protein LOC121809116 — its product is MAHDDMWEIRKWRGRHSCEGHRNDRGHANFSSPMIALCIRHQLLKNAEFSAAAVRNFVHDKFHVVVSYKKAWYARRRALEIVFGGWEESFRDLPSYMLELQYRNPSTIVEWRHNELLSQGRTKVFYYVFWALGPAIHAFQECQPKCLPIAYAIVDEETGDSWEWFLDHVRIHVVKYEREVCIISDRHKGILKAMRSDEWKKPPICHHKFCLIHVRKNILTKLKGKGGKAKGMIWALGVTTQVRKYVRRRRALREESLIAIHELNKAKKENWSLCYDDELRWGVPSTNMSESYNNVLRGVRELPIRALVDLTFWRTVEWWADRKTEIQQTEGRLTPWARDKLVANDAKGQMHYCSVVARELGHYQIRSRPRVENGKAKGDNRQEVEFMDSKCSCGKWQMWRVPCSHACTVARDRGNSIFELIDKHNHKATWEAQYYGVSFQAPRHQDYWANPGWKLLCVAVSPSPNTRHSTTPWNYFWFIRHDHILMLRSGVLHDIRVVRRFEDILNNFPNLAHSWVHFVFRS